One genomic segment of Verrucomicrobiota bacterium includes these proteins:
- a CDS encoding glucose 1-dehydrogenase, which yields MFSLQEKVTIVTGAGSGIGAAIAECFAKADALVYVADYDEAGGGKIVSRIEKEGGKAKLAVVDVTKEAECQTLVKRVLAENSSRCDVLVNNAGVGHVGTILTTEPTDLDRLWKVNVLGTYFLSRTVLPSMIERRAGSIINLGSVAAVIGMESRLAYTVTKHAVLGMTRAMAMDHGATGVRINCICPGRTQTPFVEKRLREYADPQEYMKQMVAPHALKRLAQPAEIAAAALFLASDESAFVTGSAFAVDGGYTAGK from the coding sequence ATGTTCTCACTCCAAGAGAAAGTCACCATCGTCACCGGTGCCGGGTCGGGCATCGGAGCGGCCATTGCAGAATGCTTTGCCAAAGCCGACGCGCTGGTTTATGTCGCCGATTACGATGAAGCCGGTGGCGGGAAAATTGTGTCCAGAATCGAAAAAGAGGGCGGCAAGGCGAAGCTCGCGGTTGTGGATGTCACGAAGGAAGCCGAGTGCCAAACGCTCGTGAAACGTGTGCTGGCGGAAAATTCCAGTCGGTGCGATGTGCTGGTAAATAACGCGGGCGTCGGTCACGTGGGCACAATCCTCACCACCGAACCCACAGATCTCGACCGACTCTGGAAAGTCAATGTTCTGGGCACCTATTTTCTCAGCCGCACTGTACTGCCATCAATGATCGAGCGCCGCGCCGGCTCGATCATCAATCTTGGTTCCGTCGCAGCCGTCATCGGCATGGAATCCCGCCTCGCTTACACGGTTACCAAACATGCGGTCCTAGGCATGACTCGTGCAATGGCCATGGATCATGGCGCGACGGGCGTGCGGATCAATTGCATCTGCCCCGGGCGCACGCAGACCCCGTTTGTGGAGAAGCGTTTGCGGGAATACGCCGACCCGCAGGAGTACATGAAACAAATGGTCGCGCCCCACGCGCTTAAGCGGCTTGCGCAACCCGCGGAGATCGCAGCCGCGGCACTCTTCCTCGCGAGTGATGAATCCGCCTTCGTCACTGGTAGCGCCTTCGCTGTGGATGGAGGTTACACGGCAGGCAAGTAA
- a CDS encoding fumarylacetoacetate hydrolase family protein codes for MKIIRYQTTQNEINYASLQPDGSTREINGDIFGQFEVTGKTVKPHKLLAPVAPVNLLCIGLNYRRHAEEGKAPIPERPVLFMKATSAVQNPGDPIVLPRHLRSDEVDYECELAVVIGKRCKNVSRENALDYVFGYTCANDVSARDWQIKWGGSQWCRGKTFDTFAPLGPCLVLKDEIPDPAALKIRTVLNGQVMQDWRCDDFIFDVPSVIAFLSGSTTLLPGTVILTGTPHGVGFARKPPVFLKPGDKVTIEIDRIGALNNPVIAEDA; via the coding sequence ATGAAAATCATCCGTTATCAAACCACACAGAACGAAATAAATTACGCATCCCTGCAACCCGACGGCAGCACGCGAGAAATCAACGGAGACATCTTCGGACAGTTTGAAGTCACGGGAAAAACCGTGAAGCCCCATAAGCTGCTTGCCCCGGTCGCGCCAGTGAATCTTTTATGCATCGGGTTGAATTACCGCCGGCACGCCGAGGAGGGAAAAGCACCCATTCCGGAGCGTCCAGTATTGTTCATGAAGGCCACGTCTGCGGTGCAAAACCCAGGCGACCCCATCGTCCTGCCCAGGCATCTCCGCAGCGACGAGGTGGATTACGAGTGCGAACTGGCCGTCGTGATTGGCAAACGTTGCAAGAATGTATCGCGCGAAAACGCCCTAGACTATGTGTTCGGCTACACTTGCGCCAACGACGTCAGCGCCCGCGACTGGCAGATCAAGTGGGGCGGCAGCCAGTGGTGTCGCGGCAAGACCTTCGATACTTTTGCGCCTCTCGGCCCCTGCCTTGTATTAAAGGATGAGATTCCCGATCCGGCTGCATTAAAGATCCGCACTGTGCTCAATGGCCAAGTGATGCAGGACTGGCGCTGCGACGACTTCATTTTCGACGTACCCTCGGTCATTGCCTTCCTGAGCGGCAGCACAACGCTGCTGCCCGGCACGGTGATTCTCACGGGCACCCCGCACGGCGTCGGATTCGCCAGAAAACCTCCGGTGTTCCTCAAGCCCGGCGACAAAGTGACCATCGAGATTGACCGAATCGGCGCTTTGAACAACCCGGTTATCGCGGAGGATGCATAA
- a CDS encoding NAD-dependent epimerase/dehydratase family protein yields the protein MSTCLITGGAGNLACQLSWTLSQQFERIVLLDVAPAPIGSVAPNAEFERGDLLDSKQLDGVFDRLQPATVIHLASLLSGNCEQNRVRGWQVNMDGTFALFETALRHKRPTVLFASTIAAFGGQLPEVLTDDTPQWPDGLYGVTKMAAERLGVYYHRCHGLDFRCLRLPITVSRHAPPGAASALASLAFIEAARNAQFTFRSRPDSKLALIYIRDVLCGFADLLATPASHLTQRVYNIGAMTVTPREIANAILRRLPEAVLRFEPEETVAALLASWPGVIDDSAARRDWNWHFEFDLERTADDFLSQLRQEFTPKTA from the coding sequence ATGTCCACATGCCTGATCACAGGCGGAGCAGGCAACCTGGCGTGCCAGTTGTCCTGGACGCTGTCGCAGCAATTCGAGCGCATCGTTCTGTTGGATGTTGCCCCAGCGCCGATTGGCAGCGTGGCACCGAACGCGGAATTCGAGCGCGGTGATCTGCTCGATTCGAAACAACTCGATGGGGTATTCGACCGCCTTCAGCCAGCCACGGTGATTCATCTGGCCTCATTGCTTTCCGGAAACTGCGAGCAAAACCGCGTGCGCGGCTGGCAAGTAAACATGGACGGCACCTTTGCGCTGTTCGAGACTGCACTACGTCATAAACGCCCGACCGTGCTATTTGCAAGCACCATTGCCGCTTTTGGTGGCCAGCTGCCAGAAGTTCTGACCGACGACACACCGCAATGGCCGGACGGTCTGTATGGGGTCACGAAAATGGCTGCCGAAAGGCTTGGGGTGTATTACCACCGGTGCCACGGACTGGACTTCCGCTGCCTGCGTCTGCCAATCACCGTGTCGCGGCACGCGCCCCCCGGTGCTGCCAGCGCACTGGCGTCGCTCGCTTTCATCGAGGCGGCGCGGAACGCGCAATTTACTTTCCGATCGCGTCCGGACTCGAAGCTCGCACTCATCTACATTCGCGATGTGCTTTGCGGCTTTGCCGATCTGCTAGCCACTCCCGCTTCCCACCTTACGCAACGCGTATACAACATTGGTGCCATGACCGTCACGCCGCGCGAGATCGCCAACGCAATCCTTCGCCGCCTTCCAGAGGCCGTGCTACGCTTTGAACCGGAGGAAACAGTCGCCGCGTTGCTCGCAAGCTGGCCCGGGGTGATCGATGACAGCGCCGCGCGTCGCGACTGGAACTGGCATTTTGAGTTTGACCTCGAACGCACGGCAGATGATTTTCTCTCCCAGCTTCGACAGGAGTTCACACCCAAGACTGCCTGA
- a CDS encoding FAD-dependent oxidoreductase, whose translation MLLRQECRQSNSAPESSSSRPAPLPLCPLHFRSTRVFWRAALFLALTQLPGKLLVLGGGYIGCELACMAAQLGVQVTIVELLEDILPGSDSDMRREVRRSMEALHGIRILTGKPLGNIQTTTNGVSGQFGDQKLEADLLLVAVGRKPVTEELTLEKAGLRPNDRGFIEVNEFGQTRVPRIYAIGDVNGGTQLAHAATSQGIIAAHDACGRRSGRNETVIPGVIFTSPEVGVVGLSELDAQKRSIPVKVGRFPFGALGRSIASGNVVGFAKWIVCDRTDALLGAAVVGPHATELIAEAAIAIRAKLKASELGATIHAHPTFGEAWMEAAHSVCGEVIHAPPVKKA comes from the coding sequence GTGTTACTTCGCCAGGAGTGCCGCCAATCGAACTCGGCGCCGGAAAGTTCATCATCGCGACCGGCTCCACTTCCTCTCTGCCCACTACACTTCCGAAGCACGAGAGTATTCTGGAGAGCCGCGCTTTTCCTGGCGCTGACGCAACTTCCTGGAAAACTGCTTGTGTTGGGTGGTGGTTACATCGGATGTGAACTGGCCTGCATGGCGGCACAGCTTGGGGTACAAGTGACGATTGTTGAGCTGCTGGAGGACATTTTGCCAGGCTCGGACTCCGACATGCGCCGCGAAGTTCGCAGGTCAATGGAGGCGCTTCATGGTATTCGGATTCTCACCGGCAAACCGCTGGGCAATATCCAGACGACAACGAACGGTGTTTCGGGGCAGTTCGGCGACCAGAAACTCGAAGCGGATCTATTGCTCGTAGCAGTCGGACGCAAACCCGTGACGGAAGAACTCACGCTTGAAAAGGCGGGTTTGCGGCCGAACGATCGTGGTTTCATTGAGGTCAATGAGTTTGGCCAGACCCGCGTTCCAAGAATTTACGCCATTGGCGACGTAAATGGCGGGACGCAACTGGCCCATGCCGCCACCTCCCAAGGCATCATCGCCGCGCACGACGCCTGCGGCAGGCGATCCGGCCGAAATGAAACCGTGATTCCCGGCGTGATCTTTACGTCCCCGGAAGTCGGTGTTGTCGGCTTGAGCGAACTGGACGCGCAGAAACGCAGCATCCCGGTAAAGGTCGGCAGGTTCCCGTTCGGTGCGTTGGGTCGCTCAATTGCCAGTGGCAATGTGGTTGGCTTTGCCAAATGGATTGTCTGCGACCGCACCGATGCTCTGCTCGGCGCGGCAGTGGTCGGCCCCCATGCAACGGAGTTGATTGCCGAAGCGGCCATCGCGATCCGTGCAAAGCTCAAGGCCAGCGAACTCGGCGCGACCATTCACGCGCACCCAACATTCGGTGAGGCTTGGATGGAAGCCGCGCACTCGGTTTGCGGGGAGGTCATTCATGCACCCCCGGTCAAGAAAGCATGA
- a CDS encoding alpha/beta hydrolase has product MKKSTRGWISMLLACSWSTAWCGPAVHRTEDVIYGRKFGTVLTMDVFQPTNANACGIIFLVNGGWMSSKANPNMVTIQPDYYRPFLDRGYTVFAVVTSSQPKFTITEIIEDVNRAVRFVRHNSGKFDIRPDRLSITGSSSGGHLSLMIAAQGRAGIKDSPDPIERESSAVQAVACFFPPTDFLNWGGLGIDAVGLGTIASMRAAFGPRASTPAGRQELGREISPINFLSSNLPPTLIIHGDADPGVPIQQSESFAQCARAAGAVHVELLARPGKGHGWGEFWKSTEDINAFVDWFDRYLQNRGT; this is encoded by the coding sequence ATGAAAAAATCCACTCGAGGCTGGATCAGTATGCTGTTGGCGTGTTCGTGGAGTACCGCGTGGTGCGGCCCGGCGGTCCACCGCACGGAGGATGTGATCTATGGCCGCAAGTTTGGGACAGTTCTCACGATGGATGTATTCCAGCCAACCAACGCGAATGCCTGTGGCATTATCTTTTTAGTCAACGGTGGTTGGATGTCCAGCAAGGCCAATCCGAACATGGTCACGATCCAACCGGATTACTATCGTCCGTTCCTCGACCGCGGGTACACCGTTTTTGCCGTTGTGACTAGTTCGCAGCCGAAATTCACAATCACCGAGATAATCGAAGATGTGAATCGGGCCGTCCGCTTCGTAAGGCATAATAGCGGAAAGTTTGACATCCGACCCGATCGTTTGAGTATCACGGGATCCAGTTCCGGAGGACATTTATCGCTCATGATCGCGGCCCAAGGCAGAGCAGGAATTAAAGATTCACCAGACCCTATTGAGCGCGAGAGCAGTGCCGTGCAAGCGGTAGCCTGCTTCTTTCCGCCGACTGATTTCCTGAATTGGGGCGGCCTTGGAATCGATGCCGTCGGACTTGGCACAATAGCATCGATGCGGGCCGCCTTTGGCCCCCGCGCCTCCACGCCGGCCGGACGGCAAGAACTGGGCCGAGAAATTTCTCCTATCAACTTTCTCAGTTCGAATCTGCCACCGACGTTGATCATCCATGGCGACGCGGACCCGGGGGTTCCAATCCAGCAGTCAGAAAGTTTTGCGCAGTGTGCCAGGGCAGCGGGTGCAGTGCATGTCGAATTACTTGCGCGGCCCGGGAAGGGACATGGTTGGGGAGAATTTTGGAAGTCTACCGAAGACATTAATGCATTTGTCGATTGGTTTGACAGGTATTTGCAAAATCGGGGCACATGA
- a CDS encoding 2-oxo acid dehydrogenase subunit E2: protein MPIEIIIPRLGWSMDEGNFVGWLKQDGEQVKSGEPLFTLESEKTAQDVEATDSGVLRIPKDAPQPGAVVKVGQCIGYLVAENETVESGATPAQGSPAQKEKPRNDSPEVDSVIPLVVSLPATIEHPEMAVAPVISPRARRRAAELGVDPTRLQGSGRTGRIIESDVLKAAASQGTAAIASPARKAAPTSVGQVSIMRRSIAERTALSFSTIPHFYLRAEVDATELVKMREHLLEVVERECGVRVTVTDFLLRAQALALRDFPAANAVWQENGIEHYADADVGVVVGLPDGLLIPVIRTAQKLSLVQLAKERARLVEAVRTGRFNAEMLAGGATSISNLGTTRTDEFAAVIAPHQSSMLAVGRAIPRPYVVEGRLEIRTTIWLCLSVDHRVLDGGPAAEFLGRIVELLEAPKALVDDGARH from the coding sequence ATGCCCATCGAAATCATAATTCCGCGGCTCGGCTGGTCCATGGATGAAGGCAATTTCGTGGGCTGGCTCAAGCAAGATGGCGAGCAAGTCAAAAGCGGTGAGCCGCTGTTTACCTTGGAGAGTGAAAAAACCGCCCAAGATGTTGAAGCCACGGACAGCGGAGTGTTGCGTATTCCGAAGGATGCCCCGCAACCCGGTGCCGTGGTAAAAGTGGGGCAGTGCATCGGCTATCTCGTTGCGGAAAATGAGACCGTTGAGAGTGGCGCAACACCAGCCCAAGGATCGCCTGCGCAGAAAGAAAAACCACGCAACGATTCGCCAGAAGTTGATTCGGTCATTCCTCTCGTCGTTTCACTCCCAGCCACGATCGAGCATCCGGAAATGGCGGTAGCGCCCGTTATCAGTCCGCGCGCGCGTCGCCGGGCAGCGGAGCTTGGGGTGGACCCAACCCGCCTGCAGGGCAGCGGACGCACAGGGAGGATCATCGAGTCCGATGTGTTGAAGGCAGCCGCTAGTCAGGGCACGGCTGCGATTGCATCACCGGCCCGTAAAGCTGCTCCCACCAGCGTTGGCCAGGTTTCGATCATGCGCCGTAGCATCGCCGAGCGCACGGCGCTGAGTTTCTCGACGATTCCCCACTTCTACCTCCGCGCAGAAGTGGACGCGACTGAACTCGTCAAAATGCGGGAGCACCTGCTCGAAGTTGTGGAAAGAGAATGCGGTGTCAGAGTTACGGTGACGGATTTTCTTTTGCGTGCACAGGCACTCGCACTGCGCGATTTCCCGGCGGCCAACGCAGTTTGGCAGGAAAACGGCATCGAGCACTATGCCGACGCCGACGTCGGCGTGGTCGTGGGGTTGCCTGATGGATTGTTGATACCAGTCATTCGCACCGCCCAGAAACTATCCCTCGTGCAACTCGCCAAAGAGCGGGCGCGATTGGTCGAAGCTGTGCGGACAGGCCGCTTCAACGCCGAGATGCTTGCAGGGGGTGCGACCAGTATTTCAAATCTTGGCACCACACGCACCGACGAATTTGCGGCCGTCATCGCGCCGCACCAAAGTAGCATGCTGGCGGTGGGGCGTGCCATACCGCGGCCCTATGTCGTGGAAGGTCGTCTCGAAATCCGCACCACCATCTGGCTCTGCCTGTCGGTGGATCATCGTGTCTTGGACGGGGGGCCAGCCGCCGAGTTCCTGGGGCGGATCGTAGAGTTGCTGGAAGCCCCGAAAGCGCTGGTTGACGACGGAGCGAGACACTAA
- a CDS encoding dehydrogenase E1 component subunit alpha/beta produces the protein MSATILEPPVRKSGLVKLYRQMVLIRLCEERLAKSHQRGLIHGACHTYVGQEAIATGVSAELNKGDMVFSTHRGHGHALVKGLEPQQLFAELYGRATGCSRGRGGSMHLFAPEVGMMGTSGIVGPCILQAAGAAYSFKLLKSNHVAVAFFGDGAVNNGAFHEGLNMASIWKLALLFVCENNHYATEVPFAYSAGNPHVAEHGIAYGLPAVAVDGNNVLAVQEATQEAVNRARSGGGPTLIECKTYRTRAHAEGMGEFGYRTREEVNQWKTRCPIAFFKDYLLQNQLAEAAELACIDKEINAFVDEAHKFAENSPVPAAESATQHIFSVSSPRPISRNGDEGLPKPSKSDRVLTYMKATLEALTEEFSKNPKIFVLGEGIGHRGGNFATTAGLFDIYGPERLRDTPICERGFMGLACGAAMSGTRPVVDFMFADFILDAAGEIINQIAKMQYMSSGRLKMPILLRGCIGIGHSAATHHSGSYYSMYAHFPGLRVVVPATPQDAKGLLKTALNCDDPVLFLEHRELLSVKGPVPTGEYFIEFGRAAVVREGTDVTVVALALMVHKTLQACEVLAREGISVELLDPRTVAPLDVETILNSVAKTGRLLIVDESFGPCGIGAEIAAQLADRGFDELDAPIRRLNGAHTPTPYSPSLESAVVPDVDAIAKAIRDLCSE, from the coding sequence ATGTCAGCAACCATACTTGAACCACCAGTTAGGAAATCGGGTTTGGTCAAACTTTATCGTCAGATGGTTTTGATCCGGCTTTGTGAAGAACGGCTCGCCAAATCGCATCAGCGCGGTTTAATCCACGGGGCTTGCCATACCTATGTTGGCCAGGAGGCGATTGCTACTGGGGTCAGCGCCGAACTGAACAAGGGCGACATGGTCTTCAGCACTCATCGCGGACACGGGCACGCGCTGGTCAAGGGCCTTGAACCGCAACAACTCTTTGCGGAACTGTATGGCCGGGCAACGGGGTGCTCTCGGGGACGGGGAGGTAGCATGCATTTGTTCGCGCCCGAAGTCGGAATGATGGGCACCAGCGGCATCGTCGGACCGTGTATTCTGCAAGCGGCAGGTGCGGCTTACAGCTTCAAACTGCTGAAGAGCAATCATGTTGCCGTGGCATTTTTTGGCGATGGTGCCGTCAACAACGGGGCCTTTCATGAGGGACTAAACATGGCCAGCATTTGGAAGCTGGCGTTGCTATTCGTATGTGAGAATAATCATTACGCAACGGAGGTCCCATTTGCTTATTCGGCCGGCAACCCACACGTAGCCGAGCATGGGATAGCCTATGGCCTGCCCGCCGTGGCAGTGGACGGAAACAACGTGCTGGCAGTGCAGGAAGCCACGCAAGAGGCGGTAAATCGCGCGCGGAGCGGCGGCGGTCCAACCTTGATCGAGTGCAAGACTTATCGGACTCGCGCCCACGCCGAAGGAATGGGCGAGTTTGGCTATCGGACACGCGAAGAAGTCAACCAGTGGAAGACGCGATGCCCCATCGCCTTTTTCAAGGATTATTTGCTGCAAAACCAACTGGCGGAAGCGGCTGAACTTGCCTGCATTGATAAGGAGATCAATGCGTTCGTGGACGAAGCGCACAAGTTTGCCGAAAACAGCCCGGTACCTGCCGCCGAATCAGCCACCCAGCATATTTTTTCAGTTTCCTCTCCAAGGCCAATTTCTCGTAACGGCGATGAGGGTTTGCCCAAGCCCTCGAAATCGGATCGGGTGCTGACGTACATGAAAGCCACCTTGGAGGCGTTAACCGAAGAATTCTCAAAAAATCCGAAAATCTTTGTGCTGGGTGAGGGCATCGGTCACCGCGGCGGCAATTTTGCCACGACGGCCGGGCTGTTTGATATTTATGGACCCGAGCGCCTACGCGACACGCCGATCTGCGAGCGCGGCTTCATGGGACTGGCTTGCGGCGCTGCGATGAGCGGGACCCGGCCCGTCGTGGATTTCATGTTCGCGGATTTCATTCTGGATGCGGCGGGCGAAATCATCAACCAAATCGCCAAGATGCAATACATGAGCAGCGGTCGGTTGAAGATGCCGATCTTATTGCGGGGTTGCATTGGCATCGGCCACTCGGCGGCCACGCACCACTCGGGCAGCTATTACTCCATGTATGCGCACTTTCCCGGACTCAGAGTTGTGGTGCCCGCGACCCCGCAGGACGCCAAAGGTTTGCTGAAGACGGCGCTCAATTGCGACGACCCGGTTCTCTTCCTCGAACATCGCGAACTCCTGAGCGTGAAAGGCCCGGTTCCAACCGGGGAATACTTCATCGAATTCGGAAGGGCAGCGGTGGTTCGCGAGGGAACGGATGTGACGGTGGTCGCGCTGGCGTTGATGGTGCATAAGACGCTTCAGGCGTGTGAAGTTCTGGCCAGGGAGGGCATCTCGGTTGAGTTGCTTGATCCGCGCACCGTTGCGCCGTTGGATGTCGAAACCATTTTGAACTCCGTGGCCAAGACCGGACGGCTATTGATCGTGGATGAATCGTTTGGGCCCTGCGGCATCGGCGCGGAGATCGCGGCGCAACTCGCCGATCGTGGCTTTGATGAGTTGGATGCTCCCATCCGCCGTCTTAACGGCGCGCACACCCCCACGCCGTACAGTCCTTCGCTCGAAAGCGCGGTGGTGCCCGACGTTGACGCGATCGCGAAGGCCATCCGTGATCTGTGCAGCGAATAA
- a CDS encoding IS1634 family transposase, giving the protein MFLRFNTRKKDGKTHRYWSVVENRRLRAGHTTQRTVLYLGEINDTQQAGWRKSLDALNEATQLTEQICLFPEDRTIPPDILNGLQVKLSELTLEQPRAFGDCWLACRLWDELQLTPFWRERLPDGKAQVPWFKVLELLALRQLVSPGSKWHLHRRWFLSSAMDQLLDEDFALAAKNRLYECLDRLDAHRAALFTHLQARWKDLFGATYDLLLYDLTSTYFEGQMEQAPKAKHGHSRDRRPDCRQVVIAVVLSAEGFPLAYEIMPGHTSDKTTLRLFLQKIEAQYGKAHRIWVMDRGIPTEEVLAEMRASDPPVSYLVGAPRARWKQFAAEFEKVPWQKLRDGIEVKLLAHGEEMYVLVQSQDRRAKEVAMRRRKLARLLRTLRALRRVRQRPWKRDTLLHKLGAAHQAAGGAWRFVKITLPKARQPVNPDTFQFELLKDKLKQAQERDGYTLLRAFGAGDQAAPLWERYLQLGEIEGVFKTLKSDLHLRPVRHHIEPRIEAHILVCFLAYCLQVTLRKRLEAHAPGLTPREVLATLSAILMLDVHLPLADGRELVLPRYTQPEPAQRLVLEKIGWDLPPQPPPRIRSAPTGPGRKRRETKSKM; this is encoded by the coding sequence ATGTTCCTGCGTTTCAACACCCGCAAAAAGGACGGCAAGACGCATCGCTACTGGAGCGTCGTCGAGAACCGCCGCCTGCGCGCCGGTCACACCACGCAACGCACGGTCCTGTATCTCGGCGAGATCAATGACACCCAGCAGGCCGGCTGGCGCAAGAGTCTGGACGCGCTCAACGAAGCCACCCAGCTCACCGAACAAATCTGTCTCTTCCCCGAAGACCGCACCATCCCGCCCGACATCCTCAACGGCCTCCAGGTCAAACTCTCCGAACTGACCCTCGAACAGCCGCGCGCCTTCGGCGATTGCTGGCTGGCCTGCCGTTTGTGGGATGAACTTCAACTGACTCCCTTCTGGCGCGAGCGCCTGCCCGACGGCAAAGCCCAGGTGCCGTGGTTCAAAGTCCTCGAACTGCTGGCCCTGCGCCAACTGGTGTCTCCCGGCAGCAAGTGGCATTTGCATCGTCGCTGGTTTCTCTCCAGCGCCATGGACCAGTTGCTGGATGAGGACTTCGCCCTCGCCGCCAAGAACCGCCTCTACGAATGTCTGGACCGCCTGGACGCGCACCGCGCCGCGCTGTTCACGCACTTGCAAGCCCGCTGGAAGGACCTCTTCGGCGCCACCTACGATCTGCTGCTTTACGATCTGACCAGCACTTATTTCGAAGGCCAGATGGAGCAAGCGCCCAAGGCCAAACACGGTCACAGCCGCGACCGGCGTCCCGACTGTCGGCAGGTGGTCATCGCCGTGGTCCTGAGCGCCGAAGGCTTTCCGCTGGCCTACGAAATCATGCCCGGCCACACCAGCGACAAAACCACGCTGCGCCTGTTCCTCCAAAAGATCGAAGCCCAATACGGCAAGGCCCACCGCATCTGGGTCATGGACCGGGGCATTCCCACCGAAGAAGTGTTGGCCGAAATGCGCGCCAGCGATCCGCCCGTCTCCTATCTGGTCGGCGCGCCGCGCGCCCGCTGGAAACAATTTGCCGCCGAGTTCGAAAAAGTTCCCTGGCAAAAACTGCGCGACGGGATCGAAGTCAAACTCCTGGCCCACGGCGAAGAAATGTATGTGCTGGTCCAAAGCCAGGACCGCCGCGCCAAAGAAGTGGCGATGCGCCGACGCAAACTCGCGCGGCTCTTGCGCACCCTGCGCGCGTTGCGTCGTGTGCGCCAGCGCCCCTGGAAACGCGACACCCTGCTGCACAAACTGGGCGCCGCGCACCAAGCAGCCGGCGGCGCGTGGCGCTTCGTGAAGATCACCCTGCCCAAGGCGCGCCAGCCGGTCAACCCCGACACCTTCCAGTTTGAGTTGTTGAAAGACAAGTTGAAGCAAGCCCAAGAACGCGACGGCTACACCTTGTTGCGCGCCTTTGGCGCCGGCGACCAAGCCGCACCGCTCTGGGAACGCTACCTGCAACTGGGCGAGATCGAAGGCGTCTTCAAGACCTTGAAGAGCGACCTGCACCTGCGCCCGGTCCGTCACCACATCGAGCCGCGGATCGAGGCGCACATCCTAGTGTGCTTTCTGGCCTACTGCCTGCAGGTCACGTTGCGCAAGCGCCTGGAAGCCCACGCGCCGGGCCTGACCCCGCGGGAAGTGCTGGCGACGCTCTCGGCGATCTTGATGTTGGACGTGCATCTGCCGCTGGCCGACGGACGGGAACTGGTGCTGCCGCGCTACACCCAACCCGAGCCGGCGCAACGGTTGGTGCTGGAGAAAATCGGCTGGGACTTACCGCCGCAACCCCCGCCGCGCATTCGCTCGGCGCCGACTGGTCCGGGGAGAAAACGCCGCGAGACGAAGTCAAAAATGTAG